A part of Microbacterium terregens genomic DNA contains:
- a CDS encoding ABC transporter ATP-binding protein: protein MIEVNALAAGYDGIPVVPRLDLTIAAGEVIALLGRNGMGKTTVMRTLAGQLPAIDGTVLLDEVPLRSGRADLAARAGLSFLPDDRGVFPRLTVAENLALARRRGYEPPVDVTALFPVIRERMNVNAGDLSGGQKQQVGLARAILAGEKAILVDEFSQGLQPSLVRDVLAAFRDIAGAGVIIVLVDQSPQPLVEFATRVLAMEKGAIVLDSPAADVREDPQRLLDFLVV, encoded by the coding sequence GTGATCGAGGTGAACGCGCTCGCGGCCGGTTACGACGGGATCCCCGTCGTCCCGCGGCTGGACCTGACCATCGCCGCCGGGGAAGTGATCGCATTGCTGGGCCGCAACGGCATGGGCAAGACCACGGTGATGCGCACGTTGGCCGGCCAGCTGCCCGCGATCGACGGCACGGTGCTCCTGGACGAAGTGCCGCTTCGTTCGGGTCGCGCCGATCTCGCGGCGCGCGCCGGCCTGTCGTTCCTGCCCGATGACCGGGGCGTCTTTCCCCGCCTGACGGTCGCGGAGAACCTCGCCCTGGCGCGACGTCGCGGCTACGAGCCGCCGGTGGATGTCACCGCTCTGTTTCCCGTGATCCGGGAGCGCATGAACGTCAACGCCGGCGACCTCTCCGGAGGGCAGAAACAACAGGTCGGACTCGCGCGCGCGATCCTGGCGGGGGAGAAGGCGATCCTCGTCGACGAGTTCTCCCAAGGCCTGCAGCCCTCGCTCGTGCGCGACGTGCTGGCGGCGTTCCGCGACATCGCCGGCGCCGGAGTCATCATCGTTCTGGTGGACCAATCCCCGCAGCCGCTCGTGGAATTCGCCACACGCGTCTTGGCCATGGAGAAGGGCGCGATCGTGCTCGACTCGCCGGCCGCCGACGTGCGCGAAGATCCCCAGCGACTGCTCGACTTCCTCGTCGTCTGA